A window of Limosilactobacillus reuteri genomic DNA:
TTCCCGTTACAATCTTTTGAAGCGATGCCGTGGGAAATAGTCGATCCGCCTTTACGATTTGATCCTTATTCGTGGTTTCATGATTCTCAATGGCAACTGGCTTCCCATCTTTGCCATTAACTAGCATCACTCCATTAATATGATGGTCCTTCATAAAGTTGGTGTTGCTTTTGTTTGTCAACTACTTCTGCCTTTACCTTTGATGGCGTGGTCAATAAGAAGATGGCAAAGGAACAAAGCGTCAAAAAAATATATAAGTTAACTTTTTTCATAATTATCCCTTCCAGGCATCCGTTTTCAAAAAATATCTAGCTGTATTATACAAATTTTATGCCTCTTCTTACAAAGCAGAACAAAAATCTGATTTTTCTTGCTAAAACACTTTAAATTCATTCGATTTATGTTAAAATTCTAACGTCAATAAATAAAAACCGCAAAAATAGTTCGTAAATAACGAATATTATCAAGGGAGAGCTAGGATGAATAACGACGTCGAAAAAGTTTTATATACTCAAGATCAAGTCAACCAACGCTTAGATGAACTTGCCAATACCCTTACTGAAAAATACCAAGATGAATTTCCAGTTTTAGTTTCCGTAATGACAGGAGCAATGATTTTCACTAGTGAAATGATGAAGCGCCTTAATTTCAAGCTAAACGTTGATTATGTCGATGTCTCTAGTTATGAAGAAGGTTCAGAATCCACTGGAAAAGTTAAATTAATTCAAGATCTTTCCCACGATATTAAAGATCGACCAGTTCTTATTATGGAAGACATTATTGATACTGGTCATACATTAAAGTATCTCGTTGCTCTTTTCGCTGATCGTGGCGCGAAGAGTATTGAGATTTGCTCCTTACTCGATAAGCCAGACCGGCGTGAAGTTGATGTTGAAGCCGATTATGTTGGTTTTAAGGTTCCCAATGAATTTATTGTTGGATACGGCTTAGACTTTGATGGTCTCTACCGGAATCTTCCGTTCGTCGGTGTGTTAAAGCGTTCCGTATATGAATAATAGTTAAAGGCCGAGAGAAAATGTTATTTCTTTCAGCTTTCTTTTTGGATTTAAACATCTAAACGCGATATAGTACAGTTAGGCTAATAAAATTGGTAATAATTGATTTTTGGTAAAGGAGGGGTAATCGTTGCTTAGGCTTGACTGGTGTTTACGAATGCTGATGGCTGCCTTATGTGGTGGGATCATTGGGTTTGAGCGAAAAAGTAAGGCTAAAATGGCTGAATTTCGGACGCATGCCCTAATTGCCGTGGGGGCAGCAATGGTCATGATCATTTCAAAATACGGATTTTTCGACTTAATGAAAATCACCCATAGCAATTGGAACGTTGACCCATCACGGATTGCCGCTCAAGTTGTTAGCGGGATTGGTTTTTTAGGCGCTGGGACAATCATTAATCGTCACGATGAAATAATTGATGGTTTAACTACGGCAGCTGGAATTTGGGTTACCGGCGCAATCGGTCTTGCCTATGGTAGTGGTTTATACAGTATTGGGATTATTGGTACCTGTTGCGTTCTTTTAGCAGAAGTTATTGGAAAATATCTAGATCAGTTTGCACTTAGACAAGGTAAAGGATTCTCCTGCTTTATTCAATTAGAAGGAAATACTGATGATTTACATGCACTTATTAATCAGTTAAACAAAAAATATTTTGAAGTTCCGCTCAAATACTCGATCTATGATTATGGAGACGGAAAAATCTCCTGTCAACTTTATGGCGAATTAAGATCTGGTTTCAAATCAGAAAACGTCTTTACCGATCTTACTGAGCTAGGCAACATTAAAAAAGTTGAGCTAGAATAAAAACATAGGAAGTGACAAGATGGATTATAATTTCAGAAAAGAGCAGAAAGAATTGTATGTTCCCGGAAAGAGTCCTAGCTTAATCAATGTACCAGCGATGAAGTATCTTACTGTGCGGGGACATGGTGATCCTAATCAGGAAAATAGTGAGTATAAAAAAGCAATTGAAAAGCTCTACGCTGTTGCTTATACCATTAAAATGAGCAAAAAAGGCACCTACCAAATTCCAGATTATTTTGATTTTGTTGTTTCCCCACTAGAAGGACTATGGTGGCAAGATGGTATCACTGGAATTGACTACAAAGTTCTATTTCATTGCAATGATTCGCCTTCCCGACTTTGTTACTCAAGACGTTTTTGACTGGGCAATTCAAGAGGCTAGCGAAAAAAGCAACTTGATTTACATAACGTAGAATTTCTATCAATGCACGAAGGCCTCTGT
This region includes:
- the hpt gene encoding hypoxanthine phosphoribosyltransferase, which translates into the protein MNNDVEKVLYTQDQVNQRLDELANTLTEKYQDEFPVLVSVMTGAMIFTSEMMKRLNFKLNVDYVDVSSYEEGSESTGKVKLIQDLSHDIKDRPVLIMEDIIDTGHTLKYLVALFADRGAKSIEICSLLDKPDRREVDVEADYVGFKVPNEFIVGYGLDFDGLYRNLPFVGVLKRSVYE
- a CDS encoding MgtC/SapB family protein, giving the protein MLRLDWCLRMLMAALCGGIIGFERKSKAKMAEFRTHALIAVGAAMVMIISKYGFFDLMKITHSNWNVDPSRIAAQVVSGIGFLGAGTIINRHDEIIDGLTTAAGIWVTGAIGLAYGSGLYSIGIIGTCCVLLAEVIGKYLDQFALRQGKGFSCFIQLEGNTDDLHALINQLNKKYFEVPLKYSIYDYGDGKISCQLYGELRSGFKSENVFTDLTELGNIKKVELE